The following coding sequences lie in one Spinacia oleracea cultivar Varoflay chromosome 1, BTI_SOV_V1, whole genome shotgun sequence genomic window:
- the LOC110792116 gene encoding ABC transporter B family member 19 has translation MAQTSEGKPVAEAEKKKEQTLPFYQLFTFADKYDYLLMSVGSLGAIIHGSSMPVFFLLFGEMVNGFGKNQSDLQTMTNEVSKYALYFVYLGLIVCASSYAEIACWMYSGERQAGALRKKYLEAVLKQDVGFFDTDARTGDIVFSVSTDTLLVQDAISEKVGNFIHYLSTFLAGLVVGFVSAWKLALLSVAVIPGIAFAGGLYAYTLTGLTSKSRQSYANAGIIAEQAIAQVRTVYSYVGETKALDSYSDAIQNTLQLGYKAGMAKGLGLGCTYGIACMSWALVFWYAGVFIRNGQTDGGKAFTAIFSAIVGGMSLGQSFSNLGAFSKGKAAGYKLMEIIKQKPTIVQDLSDGKCLEEVSGNIEFKNVSFSYPSRPDVMIFRDFSIFFPAGKTVAVVGGSGSGKSTVVSLIERFYDPNGGQVLLDNNDIRTLQLTWLRGQIGLVNQEPALFATTILENILYGKPDATMAEVEAAASSANAHSFITLLPSGYNTHVGERGVQLSGGQKQRIAIARAMLKNPKILLLDEATSALDASSESIVQEALDRLMVGRTTVVVAHRLSTIRNVDTIAVIQQGQVVETGTHEELIAKAGAYASLIRFQEMVGNRDFSNPSTRRNRSSRLSCSLSTKSLSLRSGSLRNLSYSYSTGLDGRIEMVSSAESERKNPAPRNYFCRLLKLNAPEWPYSIMGAVGSILSGFIGPTFAIVMSNMIEVFYYSNYASMEKKTKEYVFIYIGAGIYAVVAYLIQHYFFSIMGENLTTRVRRMMLAAIMRNEVGWFDEEEHNSSLLAARLATDAADVKSAIAERISVILQNMTSLLTSFIVAFIVEWRVSLLILGTFPLLVLANFAQQLSLKGFAGDTAKAHAKTSMIAGEGVSNIRTVAAFNAQEKILSLFCHELRVPQKRSFRRSQTSGGLFGISQLALYGSEALILWYGAHLVSQGLSTFSKVIKVFVVLVITANSVAETVSLAPEIVRGGEAVGSVFSILDRCTRIDPDDSEAEPVESIRGEIEFRHVDFSYPTRPDVLVFQDFNLRIRAGQSQALVGASGSGKSSVIALIERFYEPSAGKVMIDGKDIRRLNLKSLRLKIGLVQQEPALFAASIFDNIVYGKEGATEAEVIEAARAANVHGFVSALPEGYKTTVGERGVQLSGGQKQRIAIARAVLKDPAILLLDEATSALDAESECVLQEALERLMRGRTTVVVAHRLSTIRGVSSIGVVQDGRIVEQGSHSELISRPEGAYSRLLQLQLHHV, from the exons ATGGCGCAGACGAGTGAAGGCAAACCGGTGGCGGAGGCGGAGAAGAAGAAGGAACAAACGTTACCGTTTTATCAGCTGTTTACATTTGCTGATAAGTATGATTATCTTTTGATGAGTGTGGGGAGTTTAGGAGCCATTATTCATGGCTCTTCTATGCCTGTTTTTTTCTTACTCTTCGGTGAAATGGTTAATGGTTTTGGTAAAAATCAGTCTGATCTTCAAACTATGACTAATGAAGTTTccaag TATGCTTTGTATTTCGTCTACCTTGGCCTCATTGTATGCGCCTCGTCCTACGCAG AAATTGCGTGTTGGATGTACTCTGGAGAAAGGCAAGCAGGAGCATTGAGAAAGAAATATTTAGAGGCAGTTTTAAAGCAAGATGtggggttctttgatacggatGCTAGAACTGGTGATATTGTTTTCAGTGTTTCCACTGATACTCTTCTTGTTCAAGATGCCATTAGCGAGAAG GTGggaaattttatacattatctATCAACGTTTTTGGCGGGATTGGTGGTTGGGTTTGTATCGGCATGGAAGCTGGCATTATTGAGTGTTGCAGTTATTCCTGGAATCGCATTTGCTGGAGGTCTTTACGCTTACACTCTCACCGGACTCACGTCTAAAAGCCGTCAATCATATGCCAATGCTGGTATTATTGCGGAACAG GCCATAGCGCAAGTTCGAACGGTGTATTCATATGTTGGGGAGACGAAGGCGCTTGATTCATATTCTGATGCCATTCAAAATACACTTCAACTTGGTTACAAGGCTGGGATGGCAAAGGGTTTGGGTCTTGGATGTACGTATGGTATTGCTTGCATGTCATGGGCCCTTGTTTTCTGGTATGCCGGTGTTTTCATCAGGAATGGGCAGACTGATGGAGGAAAGGCATTCACTGCCATTTTCTCAGCCATTGTTGGTGGCAT GAGCTTAGGTCAGTCATTCTCAAACCTGGGGGCCTTTAGCAAAGGGAAAGCAGCTGGATACAAGTTGATGGAGATAATCAAACAAAAGCCAACCATAGTCCAAGATTTGTCCGATGGGAAGTGCTTGGAAGAAGTCAGTGGGAATATAGAGTTCAAGAATGTATCATTCAGCTATCCTTCTCGTCCAGATGTTATGATCTTTCGAGATTTTTCAATATTCTTTCCTGCGGGAAAGACTGTCGCAGTTGTTGGTGGTAGTGGTTCAGGGAAGAGTACTGTTGTCTCCTTGATTGAGAGGTTCTATGATCCTAATGGCG GTCAGGTTTTGCTGGACAACAATGACATTAGGACACTGCAATTAACATGGTTGCGTGGTCAAATTGGTCTGGTGAACCAAGAGCCGGCGCTCTTTGCAACCACCATTCTCGAAAATATTCTCTATGGAAAACCTGATGCTACAATGGCTGAGGTTGAAGCTGCTGCCTCTTCTGCCAATGCACACAGCTTCATTACCTTGCTTCCAAGTGGATACAACACTCAT GTGGGTGAAAGGGGTGTTCAGCTTTCCGGTGGTCAGAAACAGAGAATAGCTATTGCTAGAGCAATGTTGAAGAATCCTAAAATTCTCCTCCTAGATGAAGCCACAAGTGCACTTGATGCTAGTTCTGAGAGCATAGTCCAAGAAGCACTTGATAGGTTGATGGTAGGAAGAACAACAGTGGTTGTTGCTCACCGACTTTCCACCATTAGAAACGTTGACACAATTGCTGTAATTCAGCAAGGACAAGTTGTCGAGACAGGAACACATGAGGAGTTGATAGCTAAAGCCGGTGCTTACGCGTCATTGATCCGGTTCCAGGAAATGGTTGGAAATAGGGACTTCTCAAACCCTTCCACACGCCGTAATCGCTCATCAAGATTAAGCTGTTCTCTCTCCACAAAATCCTTGAGCCTTCGTTCCGGAAGTTTGAGAAACTTGAGTTACTCATACAGCACAGGTCTTGATGGCCGTATTGAGATGGTTTCTAGTGCTGAGTCTGAGAGGAAGAATCCTGCACCGCGAAATTATTTTTGCCGGCTTCTTAAACTCAATGCCCCTGAATGGCCTTACTCAATTATGGGCGCAGTAGGATCAATACTGTCTGGCTTCATAGGTCCAACTTTTGCTATCGTGATGAGCAATATGATAGAGGTTTTCTACTATTCAAATTATGCTTCTATGGAGAAGAAGACTAAGGAATATGTCTTCATTTACATCGGGGCAGGAATTTATGCGGTTGTTGCATACTTAATCCAGCATTACTTCTTTAGCATCATGGGTGAAAACCTCACAACAAGAGTTAGAAGAATGATGCTTGCAG CAATTATGAGGAATGAAGTCGGATGGTTCGATGAGGAGGAGCACAACTCTAGCCTCTTAGCAGCTCGCTTAGCAACTGATGCAGCTGATGTGAAGTCTGCAATTGCGGAGAGGATCTCGGTTATACTGCAAAATATGACCTCTCTTCTCACATCCTTCATCGTTGCTTTCATTGTGGAATGGAGGGTTTCACTTCTCATTCTAGGAACATTCCCACTTCTGGTCCTTGCAAACTTTGCTCAG CAACTATCACTGAAAGGATTTGCAGGAGACACAGCAAAGGCGCATGCAAAAACGAGCATGATTGCAGGCGAGGGGGTGAGCAACATTAGAACGGTAGCAGCATTCAATGCTCAGGAGAAGATCCTTTCCCTCTTTTGCCACGAGCTGCGGGTCCCACAAAAACGTAGCTTCCGCCGTAGTCAAACTTCTGGGGGTTTGTTTGGCATTTCTCAGCTTGCTTTGTATGGTTCAGAAGCCCTGATTCTGTGGTATGGTGCTCATCTCGTAAGCCAAGGTCTTTCGACTTTCTCTAAAGTCATTAAGGTTTTTGTAGTCCTAGTCATCACAGCCAACTCAGTCGCTGAAACTGTTAGCCTTGCTCCTGAGATCGTAAGGGGTGGAGAGGCTGTAGGATCCGTTTTCTCAATCTTAGACCGTTGCACAAGGATTGACCCAGATGATTCAGAAGCAGAACCTGTTGAATCCATCCGTGGGGAGATTGAATTCCGTCATGTTGATTTCTCATATCCAACTCGCCCTGATGTTCTCGTGTTTCAGGATTTCAATCTCAGAATCCGAGCAGGCCAAAGCCAAGCCTTAGTCGGAGCAAGTGGGTCTGGAAAGAGCTCTGTGATTGCATTGATTGAGCGATTCTATGAACCAAGTGCCGGAAAAGTCATGATCGATGGCAAGGACATCCGAAGATTGAATCTCAAATCTCTTAGACTTAAGATAGGTTTAGTACAACAAGAACCAGCTCTGTTTGCTGCTAGCATTTTCGATAATATCGTGTATGGGAAAGAAGGAGCGACAGAGGCAGAAGTGATAGAAGCTGCTAGAGCAGCCAATGTACATGGCTTTGTCAGTGCATTGCCTGAGGGCTACAAAACTACAGTTGGTGAGCGAGGAGTTCAGCTCTCAGGAGGTCAAAAGCAGAGGATCGCTATCGCTAGGGCAGTACTGAAGGACCCTGCCATCCTTCTTTTAGATGAGGCTACAAGTGCCCTAGATGCAGAGTCAGAATGCGTCCTCCAAGAGGCCCTCGAGAGGTTGATGAGAGGCCGCACCACTGTCGTCGTTGCACATCGTTTGTCCACAATAAGGGGAGTTAGTAGTATAGGAGTGGTACAAGATGGGCGCATTGTAGAACAAGGTAGCCACTCCGAGTTAATCAGTAGACCAGAGGGAGCTTATTCCCGACTTTTACAACTTCAACTCCACCATGTGTGA